From a region of the Pleuronectes platessa chromosome 22, fPlePla1.1, whole genome shotgun sequence genome:
- the LOC128428506 gene encoding protein mono-ADP-ribosyltransferase PARP11 isoform X2, translating into MLAIRASEEESVEMEEMDTSEPNWCWFYLAECGVWHMFEVDPSAACSVTSAQIEQCYSRNQRGVMEFYTAKYTYRLDFSVMRQINVTTGKQRPIKRSLHSATGFRFICDNLALPVPCHWERINTDEPYQLIQLGRDTYEFKEVARLYERTMDHPIKSIQRIQNLDLWEFFCRKKTQLRKVKRMLDIEERMLFHGTGHSNIQAICTFNFDWRLTGSHGDVYGKGSYFARDAKYSSKFCHTVGKHNNILQRHGLALPIFPSEPPYKTMFLARVLVGEYTDGHALYCRPPSKDASFTNFFDSCVDDKANPKIYVIFDSNQIYPEYLIEFY; encoded by the exons ATGTTAGCCATCAGGGCGTCAGAGGAGGAGTCCGttgagatggaggagatggacaccTCGGAGCCCAACTGGTGCTGGTTCTATCTGGCGGAGTGTGGCGTGTGGCACATGTTCGAG GTTGACCCCAGTGCAGCGTGCTCTGTGACCAGTGCTCAGATCGAGCAGTGCTACAGCAGGAACCAACGCGGCGTGATGGAATTCTACACGGCCAAGTACACCTACAGGCTGGACTTTTCAG TGATGCGACAGATCAATGTGACGACAGGGAAGCAGCGGCCAATCAAGCGCTCCCTCCACTCTGCGACTGGCTTCAG GTTCATTTGTGATAATCTTGCTTTGCCCGTCCCCTGTCACTGGGAGAGAATAAACACAGACGAGCCATATCAG CTCATCCAGCTCGGCAGAGACACGTATGAGTTCAAAGAAGTCGCCAGATTGTACGAAAGGACAATGGACCATCCAATCAAATCCATCCAGAGGATTCAGAACCTGGACCTGTGGGAGTTCTTCTGCAG GAAGAAAACCCAGTTGCGAAAGGTCAAACGTATGCTGGATATCGAGGAGCGGATGTTGTTCCACGGCACCGGACACAGCAACATACAAGCGATATGCACGTTTAACTTCGACTGGCGGCTCACAGGAAGCCACGGCGACGTCTACGGCAAAG GGAGCTATTTTGCGCGGGATGCCAAATACTCCAGTAAATTCTGTCACACCGTGGGGAAGCACAACAACATCCTGCAGAGGCACGGACTCGCCCTGCCGATATTCCCCAGCGAGCCGCCCTACAAGACCATGTTCCTGGCCCGGGTGCTCGTCGGCGAGTACACGGACGGCCACGCCCTGTACTGCAGGCCGCCCTCCAAGGACGCCAGCTTCACCAACTTTTTCGACAGCTGCGTGGACGACAAGGCCAACCCAAAGATTTATGTCATTTTCGACAGCAATCAGATTTACCCGGAGTATCTGATTGAGTTCTACTGA
- the LOC128428506 gene encoding protein mono-ADP-ribosyltransferase PARP11 isoform X1, with product MSSRPWLKNFTLTLDVAMLAIRASEEESVEMEEMDTSEPNWCWFYLAECGVWHMFEVDPSAACSVTSAQIEQCYSRNQRGVMEFYTAKYTYRLDFSVMRQINVTTGKQRPIKRSLHSATGFRFICDNLALPVPCHWERINTDEPYQLIQLGRDTYEFKEVARLYERTMDHPIKSIQRIQNLDLWEFFCRKKTQLRKVKRMLDIEERMLFHGTGHSNIQAICTFNFDWRLTGSHGDVYGKGSYFARDAKYSSKFCHTVGKHNNILQRHGLALPIFPSEPPYKTMFLARVLVGEYTDGHALYCRPPSKDASFTNFFDSCVDDKANPKIYVIFDSNQIYPEYLIEFY from the exons ATGTCCTCACGGCCATGGCTTAAAAACTTCACCCTGACATTAG aTGTAGCCATGTTAGCCATCAGGGCGTCAGAGGAGGAGTCCGttgagatggaggagatggacaccTCGGAGCCCAACTGGTGCTGGTTCTATCTGGCGGAGTGTGGCGTGTGGCACATGTTCGAG GTTGACCCCAGTGCAGCGTGCTCTGTGACCAGTGCTCAGATCGAGCAGTGCTACAGCAGGAACCAACGCGGCGTGATGGAATTCTACACGGCCAAGTACACCTACAGGCTGGACTTTTCAG TGATGCGACAGATCAATGTGACGACAGGGAAGCAGCGGCCAATCAAGCGCTCCCTCCACTCTGCGACTGGCTTCAG GTTCATTTGTGATAATCTTGCTTTGCCCGTCCCCTGTCACTGGGAGAGAATAAACACAGACGAGCCATATCAG CTCATCCAGCTCGGCAGAGACACGTATGAGTTCAAAGAAGTCGCCAGATTGTACGAAAGGACAATGGACCATCCAATCAAATCCATCCAGAGGATTCAGAACCTGGACCTGTGGGAGTTCTTCTGCAG GAAGAAAACCCAGTTGCGAAAGGTCAAACGTATGCTGGATATCGAGGAGCGGATGTTGTTCCACGGCACCGGACACAGCAACATACAAGCGATATGCACGTTTAACTTCGACTGGCGGCTCACAGGAAGCCACGGCGACGTCTACGGCAAAG GGAGCTATTTTGCGCGGGATGCCAAATACTCCAGTAAATTCTGTCACACCGTGGGGAAGCACAACAACATCCTGCAGAGGCACGGACTCGCCCTGCCGATATTCCCCAGCGAGCCGCCCTACAAGACCATGTTCCTGGCCCGGGTGCTCGTCGGCGAGTACACGGACGGCCACGCCCTGTACTGCAGGCCGCCCTCCAAGGACGCCAGCTTCACCAACTTTTTCGACAGCTGCGTGGACGACAAGGCCAACCCAAAGATTTATGTCATTTTCGACAGCAATCAGATTTACCCGGAGTATCTGATTGAGTTCTACTGA
- the LOC128428503 gene encoding sodium- and chloride-dependent GABA transporter 2 has product MTEEKAREPSAAGVGPDDGPREEGAPPRGKWANNKEYLLSMTGGIIGVGNLWLFPFSCFQHGGAAFLIPYFLCLLFIGGPLFLLETALGQYTNEGAVTAWRKICPMFEGVGIASQVTVFYMNSYFIVILAWNIFYLIHSFKSPLPWSTCDNEWNSESCHSPVNMIANTHLFSTNTSWSFLNNIPLPDDYESIPYFNLTDGSLSDHTPEEEFWRNRVLRMSDELLGKVHWDLALCLLLAWVICYFCTWKGIKSIGKVVYFTATVPYLLLLILFFRAVTLPGARQGLFYYLYPDIRILADPSAWEAAVMCVMYTYATCQGTLTTLGSYNKYNRNCYRDCMALCCLSCVTGIFVGFIVFSVLGFLAHEQGLDMYDVATFGPALIFRAVPMALSVLPGSNFWTVLFFLTVFLLAVDSQFMLTESLATAITDMFPRHLRRPGAREVLVLVISVVCFLLGLPFITEGGIIPFGIVDSYGANGSIFLFIACLETIIIGWVYGADRFYDNIEDMIGYRPNPVIKYCWMFITPLISVLLLVFRLLTKSSYTEYDYILEPVASVVGALLFVTPLMCIPVFIFVALWRNPKNMTSPSSDLRQARPHKPVLTLCKRIIFKSQGPPVGTTAERHEKIMMEEPSGV; this is encoded by the exons ATGACAGAGGAAAAAGCCAGGGAACCAAGTGCTGCAGGAGTGGGTCCAGATGATGGGCCACGTGAAGAGGGGGCTCCTCCGAGGGGGAAGTGGGCCAACAACAAGGAGTATCTACTCTCCATGACTGGTGGAATCATTGGCGTTGGGAACTTGTGGCTATTTCCCTTTTCGTGCttccaacatggaggag CTGCTTTTCTCATCCCTTACTTTCTGTGCCTCCTCTTCATCGGCGGCCCTCTCTTCCTACTGGAGACGGCGTTGGGCCAGTACACCAACGAGGGTGCAGTCACAGCCTGGAGGAAGATATGTCCCATGTTCGAGG GGGTTGGGATAGCGTCCCAAGTGACTGTGTTCTATATGAACAGCTACTTCATCGTCATTTTGGCCTGGAACATCTTCTACCTGATTCACTCCTTCAAAAGCCCCCTGCCTTGGTCTACTTGTGACAACGAGTGGAACTCTG AGTCATGTCACAGTCCTGTCAACATGATCGCAAACACCCACCTGTTTTCCACCAACACCAGCTGGTCGTTCCTAAACAACATCCCCTTGCCTGATGACTATGAGTCCATACCGTACTT CAATCTAACGGATGGATCACTGTCGGACCACACACCGGAGGAGGAGTTCTGGAG GAATCGTGTGTTAAGAATGTCTGACGAGCTCTTGGGTAAGGTGCACTGGGACCTGgctctgtgtctcctgctggCCTGGGTCATATGTTACTTCTGCACATGGAAGGGAATCAAATCCATTGGAAAG gtAGTCTACTTCACAGCTACAGTCCcctacctgctgctgctcatcctcttcttccgtGCAGTGACACTCCCAGGAGCCAGGCAGGGCCTGTTCTACTACCTCTATCCAGATATTAGAATCCTCGCTGACCCATCG GCATGGGAGGCTGCAGTGATGTGTGTGATGTACACCTACGCCACGTGTCAAGGGACGCTGACCACTCTGGGAAGCTACAACAAGTACAACCGCAACTGCTACAG GGATTGCATGGCACTGTGCTGCCTGAGCTGTGTGACTGGCATCTTTGTGGGTTTCATCGTGTTCTCAGTGTTGGGATTCCTGGCTCACGAGCAGGGTTTGGATATGTATGATGTAGCCACTTTTG gTCCCGCTTTGATCTTCAGGGCCGTTCCTATGGCCCTGTCGGTGCTGCCTGGCTCAAATTTCTGGACTGTGCTCTTCTTCCTCACGGTCTTCCTCCTGGCCGTCGACTCTCAA TTTATGTTAACGGAGAGTCTAGCCACAGCCATCACAGACATGTTCCCACGTCACCTGAGGAGGCCTGGAGCGAGGgaggtcctggtcctggtcatttctgttgtttgtttcctACTGGGGCTGCCGTTCATCACTGAG GGAGGGATAATCCCCTTCGGAATTGTTGACAGTTATGGAGCCAATGGGAGCATTTTCCTCTTCATTGCCTGTTTGGAGACCATCATCATCGGCTGGGTGTACG GAGCGGACCGTTTCTACGACAACATTGAGGACATGATCGGCTATCGACCGAACCCCGTGATCAAGTACTGCTGGATGTTCATCACTCCGCTCATCTCTGTG CTCTTGCTTGTGTTTAGACTGTTAACTAAATCCTCCTACACGGAGTACGACTACATACTGGAACCTGTGGCCTCCGTAGTTGGCGCTTTACTTTTCGTCACTCCGCTGATGTGCATCCCAGTGTTCATTTTTGTGGCACTGTGGAGG AACCCCAAAAACATGACCTCTCCATCCAGTGACCTGCGTCAGGCGCGGCCCCACAAGCCTGTGCTCACGCTGTGTAAACGCATCATCTTCAAGTCACAGGGGCCACCTGTCGGGACCACAGCAGAAAGACACGAGAAGATAATGATGGAGGAGCCCAGCGGGGTGTGA
- the LOC128428504 gene encoding sodium- and chloride-dependent GABA transporter 2, producing the protein MTEEKAREPSAAGVGPDVGPREEEVPPRGKWANSKEYLLSMTGGIIGIGNLWLFPYACYQHGGAAFLIPYFLFVLFIGGPLFLLETALGQYTNEGAVTAWRKICPMFEGVGIASQVTVFYMNSYFIVILAWNIFYLIHSFKSPLPWSTCDNEWNSELCHSPVNMIANPHLFSTNTSWSFLNNITLPDDYESIQYFNLTEGSEPDNTPVEEFWRNRVLRMSDELLGKVHWDLALCLLLAWVICYFCTWKGIKSIGKVVYFTATVPYLLLLILFFRAVTLPGASQGLLYYLYPEFGRLADPFAWESAAMCVMHTYATCQGVLTTLGSYNKYNRNCYRDCMALCCLSCVTGIFAGFIVFSVFGFLAHVQGLDMYDVATFGPSLIFKAVPLALSVLPGSTFWTVLFFLTVFLLAVDSQFMFTESLATAITDMFPRHLRRPGAREVLVLVIAVVCFLLGLTFITEGGIIPFRIVDGYGANGSIFLFIACLETIIIGWVYGADRFYDNIEDMIGYRPNAVIKYCWMFITPLIFVLLLMFRMITQSSYLEHGSRLQSVDSIVGFLLFVTPLMCIPVFIFVALWRNPQNMTSPSSDLRQARPHKPVLTLCKRTIFKSQGPPVGTTAERHEKIMMEEPIGV; encoded by the exons ATGACTGAGGAAAAAGCCAGGGAACCAAGTGCTGCAGGAGTGGGTCCAGATGTGGGGCCACGTGAAGAGGAGGTTCCTCCGAGGGGGAAGTGGGCCAACAGCAAGGAGTATCTACTCTCCATGACTGGTGGAATCATTGGAATTGGGAACTTGTGGCTATTTCCGTATGCGTGctaccaacatggaggag CTGCTTTTCTCATCCCTTACTTTCTGTTTGTCCTCTTCATCGGCGGCCCTCTTTTCTTACTGGAAACGGCGTTGGGCCAGTACACCAACGAGGGTGCAGTCACAGCCTGGAGGAAGATATGTCCCATGTTCGAGG GGGTTGGGATAGCGTCCCAAGTGACTGTGTTCTATATGAACAGCTACTTCATCGTCATTTTGGCCTGGAACATCTTCTACCTGATTCACTCCTTCAAAAGCCCCCTGCCTTGGTCTACTTGTGACAACGAGTGGAACTCTG AGTTATGTCACAGTCCAGTCAACATGATCGCAAACCCCCACCTGTTTTCCACCAACACCAGCTGGTCGTTCCTAAACAACATCACCTTGCCTGATGACTATGAGTCCATACAGTACTT CAATCTAACGGAAGGATCAGAGCCGGACAACACACCGGTGGAGGAGTTCTGGAG GAATCGTGTGTTAAGAATGTCTGACGAGCTCTTGGGTAAGGTGCACTGGGACCTGgctctgtgtctcctgctggCCTGGGTCATATGTTACTTCTGCACATGGAAGGGAATCAAATCCATTGGAAAG gtGGTCTACTTCACAGCTACAGTCCCCTACCTGCTGCtactcatcctcttcttccgtGCAGTGACGCTCCCAGGAGCCTCGCAGGGCCTGCTCTACTACCTCTATCCAGAGTTTGGAAGACTCGCCGACCCATTT GCATGGGAGTCTGCAGCGATGTGTGTGATGCACACCTACGCCACGTGTCAAGGGGTGCTGACCACTCTGGGAAGCTACAACAAGTACAACCGCAACTGCTACAG GGATTGCATGGCACTGTGCTGCCTGAGCTGTGTGACTGGCATCTTTGCGGGTTTCATCGTGTTCTCAGTGTTTGGATTCCTGGCTCACGTGCAGGGTTTGGATATGTATGATGTAGCCACTTTTG GTCCCAGTTTGATCTTCAAGGCCGTTCCTTTGGCCCTGTCAGTGCTGCCTGGCTCAACTTTCTGGACTGTGCTCTTCTTCCTCACGGTCTTCCTCCTGGCCGTCGACTCTCAA TTTATGTTTACGGAGAGTCTAGCCACAGCCATCACAGACATGTTCCCACGTCACCTGAGGAGGCCTGGAGCGAGGgaggtcctggtcctggtcatTGCTGTTGTTTGCTTCCTACTGGGGCTAACGTTCATCACTGAG GGAGGGATAATCCCCTTTCGCATTGTTGACGGTTATGGAGCCAATGGGAGCATTTTCCTCTTCATTGCCTGTTTGGAGACCATCATCATCGGCTGGGTGTACG GAGCGGACCGTTTCTACGACAACATTGAGGACATGATCGGGTATCGACCGAACGCCGTGATCAAGTACTGCTGGATGTTCATCACACCGCTCATCTTTGTG CTCTTGCTGATGTTTAGAATGATAACTCAATCCTCTTACTTGGAGCACGGCTCCAGACTGCAATCTGTGGACTCCATAGTCGGCTTTTTACTTTTCGTCACTCCGCTGATGTGCATCCCAGTGTTCATTTTTGTGGCCCTGTGGAGG AACCCCCAAAACATGACCTCTCCATCCAGTGACCTGCGTCAGGCGCGGCCCCACAAGCCTGTGCTCACACTGTGTAAACGCACCATCTTCAAGTCACAGGGGCCGCCTGTCGGGACCACGGCTGAAAGACACGAGAAGATAATGATGGAGGAGCCCATCGGGGTGTGA